A stretch of DNA from Bacteroidota bacterium:
CGTGGAGGGCGTGGAGGGCGTGGAGGGCGTGGAGGGCGTGGAGGGCGTGGAGGGCGTGGAGGGCGTGGAGGGCGTGGAGGGCGTGGAGGGCGTGGAGGGCGTGGAGGGCGTCTCAAGAAGAGCCTAGAAAGGTACCGAGGCCGTCGCACTTCGCGCCGGCGCTCTTCCCCCCACTCCTCCCTCGCCGTTCATAGCCGCGCCGCAGGCGCTCGCCCAGAGCAACTTCCGCCGGCCTCCCGTGTCTCCCTCCAAACCCTCCTGCTCATGGTGCCGGACGACCGCTCCCTCATCGAAGCGTTTCAGGCGGGCGACGAGTTCGCCTTCGTCACCCTCTACAACCGCTACAAGGCACCCGTCTACGCCTTCTGCGCCAAGATGCTGCTCGACCGGGCGGCGGCGGAGGACGTGCTCCAGGAGACCTTCGTCCGGGTCTACGAGAACCGCGAGCGCCTCGCCCGCCCCGGCTCGTTCAAGGCGTGGCTCTTCACAATTGCCCGCAACCAGTGCCTGAACCAGCTCCGGCGCAGCGGGCGGCAGGTCCCGCTCGGCGAGACCGAGCCGCAGGCGCGGGGCGAGACGCCGTTCTCCCAACTCATGAAGAGCGAGCAGGTCGCGCTCGTCAACGAGTACCTCGGCCACCTCAGCCCCGAGTACCGCGAGGTGATCGTGCTCCGGGAATACCAGAACCTGAGCTACGAGGAGATCGCGGCGGTGACGCGCAACACGGTCTCGTCGGTCAAGAGCCGCCTCTTCAAGGCTCGCCGCAAGCTCGGCACGTTCCTCCGCCCGATCCTCGACCCGGACCCGGCGGCCGTCCCCACCCCGGCTGCAACCCGCGACGTCTGATCTCGTCTCTACCTCCTGCTCTTCTGCATCCAGCGATGACGGAACACACCGAAGAACTCCTGAACCTCTACGTCGACGGCGAGCTTCCGCTCGACCGGCAGGGCGATCTCTTCGCCCGCCTCGCCGAGGACCGGGCGGCGCGCGTGCAGTTCAACGCGCTCATGGACGTCCGCCTCGCCATGCGCGTCGACGCCAACTCGGTCGCCCCCGCCGTGGACGAGGCGCTCTTCCAGCGGATCGACGACCTCCGCGCCGGGCCGGCGAGGGACCGGGTGGAGGACCGCCAGCCCTTTCGCGCCCTCCGCCGGCGGGTAACGGTCGGGACGGCACTCGCGCTCGTGGCGCTCGTAGCGCTCGTCGGGGCGCTCTTGCCGGGGCCCGAGCCGGTCGAGACCGTGCGCCTCGTGCCGGTCGAGTACGCCGAGCCGGTCTACGTCATGCTCCCCGGCGTGACCGTCGAGGACGACACGCTCGAAGAGCAGTAGGTAGGAGCCGAGAATGGAAAGAGGCCCCGCCAACGCGTCGGCGGGACCTCGCTGCTTCGCCGTGGTGGGGCTATGCGGCAGCTAGCGCGTGACCGTCACGCGCTCGGTCCGCACCGCTGATCCGGCTGCGAGCCGGACGACGTAGACCCCGCTCGGCAGTGCGCTCGCGTCGAAAGCTGCCATGTGCCACCCGGCCTCGGCGGGGCCGCTAACGAGGCGGGCGACCTCGCGCCCGAGCACGTCGTAGACGGCGAGCGCGACGTCCGCGCGCTCGGGCAGCCCGAAGCGCACCGAGGCCGCTGAGGCGAGCGGGTTCGGATACGCTGAGAGCCGCACCTCCGACGGCGGCACCGACGCGCGGCTCGCGGTTGAGAGATCGTCGCTCTCCGAGCCAGCCGGGCGCCCGCTCCCCACCGTCACCGTACGCTCAGAAAAGCGGATCGCATTGGTCGCGTCGGTGACTGTCACACGCACGAGGGCCTGGCCGGTCTCGCTGAAGGACCTCGTCATGCTCCGGCCGCTGCCTGCGTCCTCGTAGTCGCAGATGGGCGGCCCCATCAGACATACGCCGCTGCAGGGGGGTGGGTCGTAAGGGCAGGGCTCGCGTACGCGCCAGCGGTAGGTGTAGGGTGGGGTGCCGTGCATGGCCGTGGCGCGCCAGGTCCTCGCCTGGCGCGGGGGGACGGCGTAGGGCCCGGTCATCGAGACCCGGAATGACGGCGGCGGCACTACAAGTTGAGAAGCGGCCGCCGTGTAGGCTACCTCGAAGTCCTCAGGATCATCGGGGACGGCACCCTGTGCGAGTCGCTGAGACGCCGAGTTGTAAAAGCTAGCGTCCCAGTAGTATCCCTCGATGTCGAAGCCCTCCGCGTCCACCGAAGTAATGCTGAGGGACTTCACAAAGGGGTCATACCGCGTGTACCAGTTGTTGCTGTTGAACCACCAGGTGTTGTCTGTGCCATCGCTCTCCGCCCACCGAACGAAAACATCTGGCGCAGAAGAGGGCGAGATGGAGTTGGGAAAGTCAACGCGGGCCGTAAACCGGCGAAGTTTACCCGTAACCAAGGTGCAGTACCCTGACCCGCTGTAGTATCTACAGAACCCCTGCAACTCCACTAGGTCAGTAAAATGGATGTCGTCGGTGAGAACCTCGACCCCAGAAGCGGTCTCGCGTGCGAACTCGTTGTCCCGAACGTAGCGGAGCGCCTCGCCCGCGTCTACGGTCCCTGCCCCCGTCGCTTCGTCGAAGCCGGCTGTCCCGGCGTCTGTTGCTGTGAGGCGGAGAATGCCCTCGATCTCCTCACCGGTGAGGTCCGGCTTCTCCGCCTTCAGCAGCCCGGCCACGCCGCCGACGACGGCAGCGGCAGGAGCCGTTCCATCGAGTGTAGTATAGGCCCCATTGGCTTCGCCGCTCAGCCCGACGACGCCCTCAGCGTAGCCCGCCACGTCCACGAACGGGCTAGGCAACGTTCCGCTCCACGGGACCAATCACTGAGGATTGCTGGAAGTGGGGTCATCTACAACTCCACCGACGCCGACACTGTACTTTCCGACCCGGCTGGGAGCGTAGCCTTCGAGCGGGACCTGCCCATCTACGGCGTCGCCGGCAGGAGCCACGATGACGGCATCGTCCTCAATGACGGCGTTGATGACGGCGTCGCGAAGGAGGCTCAGCGGGTTCGGTGGACTGGAACACCCGCTGCCCCAGCAAAACGCAGAGAGAATGGTGTTGCCGGTTGACCGCAGCTCTCCAGCGAAAACTGCCTGCTGCCCCGGCGGCAGTGAAGGAAAGTTCGGGTAGGCGAAAGCGAGGGATTGGGGATTGATCTGAGTGAAGGGTGCCCCGTTTGCAGCGCCGGTTGGGAGGCCGTACTCGAACAGGTGGACATCGGCCCCATCAGAACGGGCTTCGTTTACTCGCTGGCTGAACGTGTCGAGGTCGAGGTAGAACCGTTCGGTGCCTCCACTGTCGTTTGTGAACTCGACGATGTTGTTGGGGTCGTCGCCGGTCTGCGTGTTGCGCAGCACGCTGTAGGAGCGAAGCTTTGCCTGCCGGTCGATCCCCACGATCCCGATCCCATTGTTGGTGTTGGCGGCGGCTACCCCGGCCATTGCGGTGGCGAACCCGAACTCCGGGCGGATGGCCGCCCCGCGCGGCGAGAGCGTACGTCCGCTAAGGTCCTCGTGGGTCCGCCGGAACCCCAGAACAGAGTGGAGAGCGACAAGGGTGTTCGAGGAGCCCTTCGTCACGCTCCACGCTTCGTCCACCTTGTGTACGTCGAAGAGGTACTGCTGCTGCCCGACGAGCGGGTCGTTGGTCTGCTGGGCGTGCGCCGGGATTGCGAAGGCGAGGACCAGCCCCGCGAGAAGGTAAGGGGTGATTCGGGCAGGGGTGCGGAGCGTCATGGGGCCGGTGTTCGTGTGGTGGTAGATGGCTCGAGCGGATGCGAGGAAAGGGAGCGTGTTCAGCGGAGCGTGGGCGGGGTGCCGGGGGGCGGCAGCGGCGGAAAGGTCGTAACCGAGTCCGGCAGCGCCGACCACAGCACGCGCTCCTGGCCTGTGGCGAGGTCGTAGGCGAAGGGCACCCAGTGTGCTCCCTCGCCCCGGTGCACGTCGCGGATGAAAAGAAATCCAGAGCCGTCGGCGAACCACTGAGGCCCGTTCCCTCCTAGTTGTGTGATTCGCTGCACATCGGAGCCGTCACTCTGCATGAGGTAGAGTTGATCCGCGTTCTGGACTTCACGCTGTAATACGACGATGTTGCTCACAGGGCTTGGCACCACGCCCTGACTGTAAACTGAGTCCTTCGGCAACTCAGTGATGTAGTTCCATACACCTGTGGAGAAGTCGTAGCGCGCCCAGTTCCCGTCGAGGTCAAAGGCTGGGTCGTCCGAGTACACGTACTTAGCCCCAGTAGCATAGGAATCGTTGCCACCGAGGTAAGCTGCTTCCATTAAATCGACGAGCGGCCCCTCCACCGCGCCGGTCTCGGTGTCGAGGACGTAAAGTCCGCGCGCGTAGGGCTGCCGGTACGCCTGCCCCCACACCGAGACCAGCAGACGCCGGCCGTCGGCGAACCAACTCCCCGCGCTTGTGGTGTGCCTCGTGAAGAAGTTGTCGTCTGTCCCCGACCACCGCACGGCCTCCAGCGTCGCCAGATCCAGCGTGTAGACGTAGGAGCTCGTCCCGACCCAGATCGTCAGCGCGAGCCGCTCCCCGTCCGGGGACCAGTCGATCCCACCGACGTTGACGCCGATGAACCGGGGGTCACTCCCGTCGGCGTTCACGATCCAGAGTTGGTCGCGCGGGCTGAACTCCTCGCCCGGCGTCTGCCGCCGGACGAGGGCGATCCGGGTGCCGTCGGGGCTGGGCGTGAGCTGGTAGAGGTGCTCCGTCCCCGGCAGTGCCGTGCCGCCGTACTCACCGGGTTGGAACAGCGGTTCTTCCGGGACGACATCGGCCACGGAGCACCCGGCGAGGATGACGAGGATACACCCCGTCAGCAAGGAGACGGAGGAAGGAGGGCGACGCAAAGACACGTTGCAGTTTTAGAACAAAGAATGTTGGATAAGTATAGGACTGTGTGTGAGCAATGTCAAGCGCCCGTAGCACGAGGCTATCTCTTCTGTATTTCTTCCTGAAGAGCCGGTGGAGACGGTGCGCCTCGTGCCGGTGGAGTACGCCGAGCCGGTCTACGTCATGCTCCCCGGCGTGACGGTCGAGGACGACACGCTCGAAGAGCGATAGCCCTTCGCAGTCCGCGACGCCTGGCAGCCGCCCGCGGAGGAACCAGTTCAGCGGACGACGGTCGCTCGCACGGCTGCGGCCACGCCAGGGCCGGTCGCACGGACGAGGTACGTTCCTGCTGGCAGCGCGGCGGTCCTGAGCCGAAGAGTGGCCGGTGCCGGCCCATCATGGAGAACGGCGACCTGGCGGCCTAACACGTCGTAGACGGCCGCCCGAACGGACTGCGGACGTTCCAGGGTCAAGACGACGGCGACCTCGCCCGCGGCCGGGTTGGGATAGGCCGCGAGGGCAGCCGCGGAGCGCACCCCCTCGGACTCGGTGGACGTGGCGAAGAGGTCACCGACCACGAGGGCCTCGTCGGCACCGCCGAAGCGGTCGGTGTTGAGCAGGAAGAGGCGCTCGTCGGTAGGGTCGAAGCGGAGGGCGCTCGTCGGGGCGGGCACGGCGTAGTCGCCTGAAGCCACGTCCGGGTCGCCCAAGATGTCGGTTTCCGAGGCGAAGAGGACGCCCGCGCCGCCGAGCGCGAAGCGCGCGATTTCCTCACCGTCCTCGAACGAGTTGTTGAGCACGAAGACCGCGCGCTCTGCCCCTGCGCGGACGACCTCGAGGTCGGTGAGCCGCCGGTTGCTGCTGGTGAAGAAGGTGAACGGGTCGGCGAAGACGCGGAGCGTCGCCGCGCCACCGGGGTCGGCAATCTCTACGACCTTATTCTCGAAGTCGCCCGCGCCGAACCCGTCAGAGAGCGCGTACAGCGTGCCGGTAACGGGGTCCACGTCGAGGTCAGCGAGGCTAAGGTCAGGGCTAGTTAGTACAGGTTCGAGTGCGCCGGACTGGGCATCGAGGACGTAGACCCCGTCCTCGGGCGCGCCGAAGAACTGCTTGCGCCCGACGTAGATCTGCTCGTCGGCTGCCGAGACCGCGAGGCCGGTGATGCCGTCGCCGTCGCCCTCGGTGGGACTCGTCAGGAGCTGGGGTTCGTCTTCGCCGAGGAGGTAGAGGAAGTCCACGTTCGTGTCGGCGTTGGCGAGGGCGAAGACGGCGAAGTCGCCGCCCGCGGGGTCAAGCGCGGCGGCGCGGCAGCGGTTGACGTCGACGCCGGCGTCCGCGTCGAGGTCGGCGGCGGAGCGGACGACGAACGTGCGCGCGCCGGGCGGCTCCTCGGTGTTGTAGGCCAAGAGCTCCTCCGTCGGGAAGTTGTACCACACAAGCGCGCCGTCGTCGACGGCAGCGCATCCGAAGTCGACTTCGATCTCGCCCCCGTTCGTGAGGTCGGCGGACGAGGCAAACGTGGCAAAGTCTTGAGCCGTCGCTGGCGAAATGGCTAGGGCGAGACCGAAGAGGAGCAGGCGCATGGCGCTAGAGGTTTAGCGAGGGGAGCGGCGTATAACGCTCGGAACAGCCGGACCGAATGAGGTCAAGGTAACGCTGCAAAAACGCGCGCTGCCTTTCACCCGGATTTGCACAACCGGTTGGCAGGTCGGCGGCTATAATGGGGTGTGTCTACCTCTCGTCCCGCCGCGCCTCGCATGCCCGACTCCGTCCGCGTCCGCTTCGCCCCCAGCCCGACCGGGCTGCTCCACATCGGCGGCCTCCGCACCGCGCTCTACAACTACCTCTTCGCCCGCCAGCACGAGGGCACCTTCGTCCTCCGCATCGAGGACACGGACCGCTCGCGCTACGTCCCCGAGGCCGAGGAGGACATCGTCGAGTCGATGCGCTGGGTGGGGCTGGACGTTGACGAAGGGCCTGGTAAAGACGGCGACTTTGGACCGTACCACCAGAGCCAGCGGACGGACCGCTACCGCGAGCATGTAGACCAGCTCCTCGCGAGCGGGCACGCCTACGTCGCCTTCGACACCGCCGAGGAGATCGACGCGATGCGCGAGCGGCTCAAAACGCCCGAGAGCCCGTCGCCCAAGTACGGCCTCGCGACGCGGATGCAGATGACGAACGCGCTCACGCTCTCCGAGGACGAGGTCGGGCGGCGGCTCGACGCGGGCGACGAGCATGTCGTCCGGCTGAAGGTGGAGCCCGGCCAGACGGTTCGGTTCGACGACCTCATCCGGGGCCCGGTGGCGTTCGAGACCGACGCCGTGGACGACCAGGTGCTCCTCAAGAGCGACGGCTTCCCGACCTACCACCTCGCGAATGTCGTCGACGACCACGCGATGGCGATCACGCACGTCATCCGGGGCGAGGAGTGGCTGCCGTCGACGCCGAAGCACGTCCTGCTCTACCAAGCCTTCGGGTGGACGCCGCCCGCGTTCGCGCACCTCCCGCTCATCCTCAGCCCGACCGGCGGCAAGCTCTCGAAGCGCAACGCGGACAAAATAGGCATCCCCGTCTCGGTGAAGGACTACCAGGCACAGGGCTACGAGCCGGAGGCGCTCGTCAACTTCCTCGCCCTCCTCGGCTGGCACCCCGGCGACGAGCGCGAGCGCTTCTCGCTCGGCGACCTCGTCGAGGCCTACTCCATCGAGCGGACGGCCCACAGCGGCGCGCAGTTCGACCTCGACAAGCTCCAGTGGTTCAACGGCCAGGTCGTCCGCGACCTCGCCCCCGCCGAGATCGCCGAGCGCGTCCGGCCGGCGGTGGAGGAGCGCGTCGGACCGGTCGAGACCGCACACCTCGAAGCGGTCGCGGCGCTGATGCGCGAGCGGCTGACGTTCGCGCGCGACCTCGCGGGTGCGGCCTACTTCTTCGAGGACCCGGCGACCTACGACGAGAAGGGCGTTAAGAAGCGCTGGAAGGACGACAGCGCCGGCCTGATGCGTGCCTACGCCGACCGCCTGGAAGCCGACGACGCGTTCACCGAGGTGAGCACCGAGGCCGTGATGCGGCAGCTCGCCGAGGACGAGGGCGTCGGGTTCGGCCGCATCATCCACCCGGTCCGCCTCGCCACGACCGGCACGACGGCCGGCGCGGGCATGTTCGAGACGCTCGTGCTCATCGGGCGCGAAGCCACGGTCCGCCGCCTCCGCCGCGCCGCGGGCGAACTGGGCTGAGCGATGTCTGAGTACAAGGTAGACGCGCTGTACGTCTCGCCCTCGACCATCGCCTCGGTCGAGGGGTCAGGTAACGCTGCCCTCGTCGAGACCCTTCGGGGCTGCGCTGACGGGCTTCCCGAACCGCTTGAGGGCGCGGTTCAGCGGAGCGTCGGGCGCCGAGCTATCGCCGAGGCGGCCGTCCGCATCGTGCAGGGCGAGGCTCCGCTCGACGCCAGCGCGCCGGCGTTTTCGTTTGCCCGGTGGCTGGTCGCCCACGCGGTCAGCGCCGGGACGCCGGACCCGCCGTGGATCGGGTATCCGTTCGTGGACCTCTACGCGGTGAACGAGGTATTCCGGCAGCGACCGTACTCGCGTCTCACGCAGTTCCTCGAAGAGCTTGGCGGCGAGCAGGCGGACCGGCTGCCGCTCGGCGAGGGCACGTCGTTCCCCCTGCCCGGCGTGGGCTACGCCGACCCCGAGCGGCTTGCGGCGATGGCCGGCGAGGCCCGGGCTGCCCGCCGCGCGCTCGAAGCCGAGGAAGACTGGACGTTCGACCTCGACGACGACCCGGAGGACCTCGTGCAGGTGTTCCAGTGGATTGAAGACGCAGCCGGCGGGGAGGTCGCGCTGGCTCTTTTTCTCACCGGCGATCTCTAGCACGATGAGCGACGACCGGCCCCAGGCCCCGTTCCAGATCACGCCCCAGAGTGCCCCGTTCGCTCTCCTGCCGGGCTTCGTGCTGATGTTCACGCTGGCTCCGGCGGCGGCCCCGGCCGTCCCGCTCGCCTTCAGCGGGCTGTTCTGCGGCCTCATCGGAGCCATGCTCGGCCTCGTGGTCTACCGGCAGGTGCAAGGCTACGGGCCCTTCGCCCGGATCGGTGCCCTCACCGTGCTGGTCGGCCTGCTCTACGCGGCGAGCGTGGCGTTCGTCGGCACGCCTGCTGCCCCCTGACGCTGGTCAGGGTGCCAGCCGCTCCTGGAGGAGCGACCGCACCGCGCCGGCGTCCGCGCCCTTGCCGGCGCGCCGCATCGCCTGGCCCATGAAGAAGCCGAGCAGGCGCTGCTCGCCCGCCCGGTAGCGCGCGGCCTCGTCCGGGTGCTCGACGATCACAGCGTCGATGGCGGGGGCAAGGGCGTCCGCGTCCCGCACCGCGGCCAGTCCGCGTGCCTGGACGACGGCCTCGGCCGTGCCGCCTTCGCTCACGAGTGCTTCGATGACCTCGCCCGCCGCTGTCCGGGTGAGGGTCTGCTGCCCGATCAGGCGTAGCACGTCGGCGAGCGCGTCCGGCGTCGCGGCAGACTCAGCGAGGGTGCGGTCGCCGAGGGCGGGGCGGAGGTCGTGGACGAGGAGCACCGCGGCCTCGCGCGCCGAGGCCCCGACGCCGACCGTCGCCTCGAACAGCGCCCGGAGGTCGGCGTCGGCGGCGAGGACGGCGGCTTCCTCTTCGCCCGTGCCGCGCCCGACGAGCAATTCGT
This window harbors:
- a CDS encoding RNA polymerase sigma factor, whose product is MVPDDRSLIEAFQAGDEFAFVTLYNRYKAPVYAFCAKMLLDRAAAEDVLQETFVRVYENRERLARPGSFKAWLFTIARNQCLNQLRRSGRQVPLGETEPQARGETPFSQLMKSEQVALVNEYLGHLSPEYREVIVLREYQNLSYEEIAAVTRNTVSSVKSRLFKARRKLGTFLRPILDPDPAAVPTPAATRDV
- a CDS encoding T9SS type A sorting domain-containing protein; its protein translation is MPSPFVDVAGYAEGVVGLSGEANGAYTTLDGTAPAAAVVGGVAGLLKAEKPDLTGEEIEGILRLTATDAGTAGFDEATGAGTVDAGEALRYVRDNEFARETASGVEVLTDDIHFTDLVELQGFCRYYSGSGYCTLVTGKLRRFTARVDFPNSISPSSAPDVFVRWAESDGTDNTWWFNSNNWYTRYDPFVKSLSITSVDAEGFDIEGYYWDASFYNSASQRLAQGAVPDDPEDFEVAYTAAASQLVVPPPSFRVSMTGPYAVPPRQARTWRATAMHGTPPYTYRWRVREPCPYDPPPCSGVCLMGPPICDYEDAGSGRSMTRSFSETGQALVRVTVTDATNAIRFSERTVTVGSGRPAGSESDDLSTASRASVPPSEVRLSAYPNPLASAASVRFGLPERADVALAVYDVLGREVARLVSGPAEAGWHMAAFDASALPSGVYVVRLAAGSAVRTERVTVTR
- a CDS encoding T9SS type A sorting domain-containing protein; translated protein: MRLLLFGLALAISPATAQDFATFASSADLTNGGEIEVDFGCAAVDDGALVWYNFPTEELLAYNTEEPPGARTFVVRSAADLDADAGVDVNRCRAAALDPAGGDFAVFALANADTNVDFLYLLGEDEPQLLTSPTEGDGDGITGLAVSAADEQIYVGRKQFFGAPEDGVYVLDAQSGALEPVLTSPDLSLADLDVDPVTGTLYALSDGFGAGDFENKVVEIADPGGAATLRVFADPFTFFTSSNRRLTDLEVVRAGAERAVFVLNNSFEDGEEIARFALGGAGVLFASETDILGDPDVASGDYAVPAPTSALRFDPTDERLFLLNTDRFGGADEALVVGDLFATSTESEGVRSAAALAAYPNPAAGEVAVVLTLERPQSVRAAVYDVLGRQVAVLHDGPAPATLRLRTAALPAGTYLVRATGPGVAAAVRATVVR
- the gltX gene encoding glutamate--tRNA ligase, which translates into the protein MPDSVRVRFAPSPTGLLHIGGLRTALYNYLFARQHEGTFVLRIEDTDRSRYVPEAEEDIVESMRWVGLDVDEGPGKDGDFGPYHQSQRTDRYREHVDQLLASGHAYVAFDTAEEIDAMRERLKTPESPSPKYGLATRMQMTNALTLSEDEVGRRLDAGDEHVVRLKVEPGQTVRFDDLIRGPVAFETDAVDDQVLLKSDGFPTYHLANVVDDHAMAITHVIRGEEWLPSTPKHVLLYQAFGWTPPAFAHLPLILSPTGGKLSKRNADKIGIPVSVKDYQAQGYEPEALVNFLALLGWHPGDERERFSLGDLVEAYSIERTAHSGAQFDLDKLQWFNGQVVRDLAPAEIAERVRPAVEERVGPVETAHLEAVAALMRERLTFARDLAGAAYFFEDPATYDEKGVKKRWKDDSAGLMRAYADRLEADDAFTEVSTEAVMRQLAEDEGVGFGRIIHPVRLATTGTTAGAGMFETLVLIGREATVRRLRRAAGELG